In the genome of Acanthopagrus latus isolate v.2019 chromosome 17, fAcaLat1.1, whole genome shotgun sequence, the window CTGGTTTCTTGCCCCTGGCTGAAAGCTGCACTGGATGACCCACTGTCCTGTGCCTCAGTGTGGAAATGTAGTACATAGGACTCCCCCTGGCTGCCCTCCTCCCCTGACTGTGTCTCCCCCTGCTTTTCCCCACCCCATTCGCGCAAAAGTGACATCATCCCTCCCTTGTCTCCCCCCTTTTCCTCTTCACCTTGCCCATTTGTCTTGAACTGCAACACAAGTGATTTCCCCTCACCACCCATTTCTCCATCCACTCCCTCTCCTGATGCACCCCCTTCAAATTGTAACACATATGactgccctccctcctctatATTCATCCCCTCCTTTGCTTGTCCTTCATTATCGAAACACAGCACAAACTGTTTCCCTGTCATGTTCTCTCCTGTccttatttgccccactgtcGTGTGGGGGTTCCTTTCTGCTGGGACTGGCGTAGAAACTGATGCTGTGGCTATTGTGGTGGCTggtgtaaccatggtaacagtcGATTGGGGTCCTGAGGTGTCCACTGTGGGGGCTACAGTGGTGGTAGATGAAAGTATAGTAGTGCAAGATGTTGACAGGGGACAGTGGGACACTGTAGATGATGCTGATGACTCTGTGGTGGTGTTAGCAGCAGTAATAGTCTGTGTTACGCTGGTCACATGACAGTTTGTTACTGCAGCCTGACTGACAGGAGCTGTGGTAGATTTCTGAAGTGTAGCTTTTGGTTTGCGTCCCCGTCTGCCCCGCGCTGTTCGTGTGCTTTTCCCTAATATGGGCTTGGTCAGTAAAGAGTTGgctgagagagtgtgtgttggtgtggcAACAGGAGTGTTTGCATTGTTATGATTGTTGGTGATTATGATCctggtctgctgctgttgctgtgataTGGTCGGAAACTGGGCCATCTGAGACTGTGTTTGGTTTAGGACGGGCTGGAGTGCTTGGATAGTCTGAAGCACAGGGAGGGTCTGAGGCTCCTGAGCTGGTGGAGGGTTGCTTGCCGTTGGGACGAGTATCAAGCTGGACTGGCTGCCATTGTTTGAGGGGCACTGTAGGAGTAGGAAGTTTTGGGTCTGGGACGGaggcggtggtggtggaggcGGCGGTGGAGGGGCTGGGGTAGGGGATGACAGAGGAATGAGCTGCAGGCCGCTGGCTGTCTGAATCATGAAATAGTTCTGGGATGTGTTGGGGGGAATATTGAGTGCTGGCTGGGACACAATTAGGCTCCCATGGTTTCCTGAGGTTTCCAGGGTGATTGGGTTGAGCAGGGTTGTGGTGGTTGTCACTCCCCCAACACTGGCCTTCACAGCCACCCCATCTTTACCTCCACCACCAGGGCAGGGCAGCGGAACACCACTGCCATGGGTACGGATGTGCCTCTGCAAGTACGAGTGCATGACAAACTCCTTGGAGCAGTACGGGCATTTGTAGTCCTTGCTCGAGGAGTGTGTGCGAAGGTGGAGCTGGAGATTGGAGGAGTGTGTAAAGCTTTTATTGCAGTGTGTGCACCGGAAAGGTCTCTCACCAGAGTGGGTGCGTTCATGCTGCTCACAGAGAAATGAGAAGAGACAACGAAAGACGACAGGTTATCAGACATGGCAGATTTATTCAATGCAAAcagctgtaaatatttatgATTTCCCAGCTGAGTCTGTGCTCACCTGTTTTAGGTTTGACGTCTGTGAGAAAGACTTGTAGCAGATGCCGCAGATATGAGGCCGCAGTCCAGAGTGCATCTGACTGTGTCTACGCAGGCAGCTGGTGTTCTTAAAGGACTTGCCACACTCCTTACAAACATACGGCCTCTCGCCTGTGTGCTGCCGCAAGTGGTACTGATAGTGAGAGCTCCATTTGAAAGTGAGAGGGCAGTGGGGGCACTGGAATGCCCGAACGCCTGTGTGCACCTAGGTAAAGTCAACATGGAAGAACATTAATTTACATATTTGGCatgttgtttgactttttttaacaataaaaagcaataaatgAGAATTATACTTAATTGTATTTACTGTTCAAAAAATGACAGTATCAGCTAGACAGGGTGGAATGAAATCCATTGCtcccatttaaatgttttctataAAAGAGTGGTAAATCAAAATGTGCGAAAGATGCAATCAAAACTTACAACTCTTACAACTGAAGTGTTATGAGACAACAGCCACAAAGTCACAACGAAGTTGTGAGCTACAGAATTAAAGGGTGTTTTCATTGCATACCAGACTGCTGCAGTCCCTGTGAGCTAAAGAAGTCTCGAGTGTCACGGTGACATAGATGATGAGATTTAGCTCCCAAATGACGGCTCTCTCACTTGGAAACCTTACTTGTGTGTAAATTTCTTGCAGAAAAAGCCTTACCCTTTGATGGATGGAAAGCAGTGACGACCTCTTGAAGCTCTTCCCACACTCAGTGCAGCGGTAGGGCCTTTCCCCAGTGTGATCCCTCATGTGGTACTTTAACCCAGATGAACCCTTGAAGGCTTTTCCACACTCCGAGCAGCGGTAGGGCCTCTCTGTATTACAGTATATGAAAATGTCAATTAAAACTGGCATatgacacaacagaaacacaaaatgttggTTGGAAGAATAATGTAGGCGTCATCACAAAAGTGCAACCTGTTTATTGTTAACATCCCTTTGAGGAGACTCATAGAGACAACTATGGTTGCTATAAATGTATTATACAACCAATCTGATGTTGAAAACAGCATGGCAAGCTTCGCATTAACACAGTTAGCAGTGGAAGGAAAAAGCTTAAGTCAAATCTCCATTATCTTCATatcaaaatgcagttttgtgtttgttctgctaTGAAAATGTCTTTACCACCAGCAGGAGTGCTCTTGCTGGCTCCTGTCTTTTTGGGGGCTTTGGTCGGTTTGGCCGGTTGTTCCTCATGCTCCTCGCCAACGGTAATGATGTCCACATGGATCTCCCTCTGGCCTTCCTGCTGCTTGTCAGCTTGgctgggggaggagggaagggggagagacagggaaaGGGAAGGAGGACACACAATCTCAGCCTCTGCCTCAGCCAGGAGACGTTGCTCAGGGGTGTGGGAGTGTTGGTGggtgaggagtgaggagagTAGGGGGAAGGAGCGGTCGCAGGCGGAGCAGCTGAACTGGGAGCGGGACTGGGATGAGAGAGAGTGCATCTGGACAAACAAAAGGGGAAGACAGGAGGCAAATATGATTTCAAGATAGataaagcaaaaaacaatacattaatTCCAGTGCTCATTATACAGTATGTTGCTGTAACTTGTCTGACAGTATTAGTGGATGAGTATTCGCACCAGAGATACATGTCTGTTGAGGCCTCCACTGGTCTTGAAGGTCTTATTGCAGTAGCCACATGACAGCCCTGCCCATGTGGTTCTGGCCTCTGGCTGAACGGTCTCAGAGCTCTGAGTCACCTCGGTGAAGCTCTGCAGCAGGTCAAACTGGGCCTGGGTGGTGCCCACATTCTGAGGACAAACCAAAGGAAGTAATGcatatcaaaaataaatcttcacAGTGAACTCAAGCACCTTATAGGGTAGGTAAGAATGTTTTAGATTAATCAAAATAGATTATCTAGATAGTTGTGTATTTATCTTGACAATCAGGAATACTGTCATTCTATTTCAAACAGTAGATATACTGTACATCATACAACTCGAttgccattttgttttactttatcaATTTAGCCTGACATTctgtttgttagcttgtttgaGTGATGTATCCATTGGGCTCAAGTCATTTTCAGTTGACACAGATGCTGCAGTGGCAGATGCCAGGAGCAATGTTTGTCACATTAATCCAGGAAATATGTTGTTCTATTGGTGAATCTCATCAACTCTTGTGCATTCTACTGATTTATTactgatttatgttttattcatgaatgtagctagctagctagctagctatgaTAGAACATGATGTCTCCATTTGTAATCCCACCTACCAAACTCTGACTGGCCAACTGTGACTCTATCTAGGGAGCCAGCTGTCAGTGAGCTCAGCACCAGACCTGTATGAACTGCTGAACAAATCTGAGATGTGGGTGGCTATTCAGAGGTCTGGAACTAGGTCACACGCCCCATGACCTGATTCCATACCTACATACTGCAAttcacttcattttttattttcatgtgtaaacTTTTCACACCCATTAACatctggctttgttttttttcagtgagacAGGGTACAATGGATATTCATTCCCTGGCCAAATGACTCTGCTGTGGTCACAATTATTTACTGGTGCCAGCTCCAATCAGCAATGATTGAAACATGACACCTGGGTGGACATGCTAATATTTAGCCCTTTTCCAATGCAACACCATGACACTTGTTTAAGTTTAGGACTTTGGTGCATTGATACTTTTCCATCTGTCTCCGTTCTAGCAGCACATCATTCAGTCGGTGTTGCGTTTGAAAGAGGCAATATACAAAAGTATCAGTGTAACCTTGTCTCCTCTATGCCGCTTTCTTTTGACAGAATGGCAAACTTGTCTACTGGTAATGGGAAAGTTGTCAGACACCTAGTTTTAGTGGTTTTACCTGGGtttaaaaaaacctgcatatacTTACTTATTTTAGTGTAAAATATTGTAATGTAAGAAGGTTCTCTTCTCACATTGATCTGTTTGATGTAATCACTTACTGTATTGCTgccatctcctccctctgtcagtCCCAGGAGCACCTCTGTCGTATGACCATTTTCAGCCACTGTGGTCGTCTCCACCACTTCCTCAAAATCAGCCAGCAGGTGGCCGGCTCCAACCAGCCCATCCCCAACCTCCATCCCAGCCCCAGGCCCCGCCTCTGCACTGGCTCCGTGTTCCTCTGGAGCCATGTGGATGGACTGgtgctcctccagctctgtgcGTGTGCCAAAGGTGTGGTTGCAGCTGCCACAGCTGTACAGCAGCACACTGGCACCGGTGTCTGTACTCAGGTGAACCTCTGTCCCGATGGCCCTGGATGCACACACTGCCCCCCCAGAGGTGGTGAGGGTGAGAAGGCTCGGATTCTGGCCGGACGATGTGGTTGACAGGAACACTTCTTCCATCCCCACCCCGACTCCATCAGTTCCTTCCTGGCTCACAAATCCCACCATGTCCGTCAACATGGACGATGTCACTTCCTCAGCCCCTACCACCACCTCCACTACCTCATTTTCCTTCCTTGCATCCTCacccctctttccctccttccctcctgcaTTGAGGTTGGAGTGTGAGTTCTTGTGCAGGGCCAGGTTTGACGAGTGTGTGAAGCTTCGTCCACACTCACCACAGATGTAGGgcctctcacctgtgtgtatCCTCATGTGCTGCCTCAGGTTGGTAGACTGAGTGAAGGATTTGTTACACACGGAGCATGTGTAAGGTTTGAGACCAAGGTGGACATTCTTGTGTCGCCGCAGACTGCTTGAGTTCTTAAAGGCCTTGGGGCAGGTGTCACAGGGATAAGGACACTCGCCAGTATGCTGGCGCAGGTGATACTGGTAATGCGAACTCCATTTGAAGGTCAGGGGACAATAGGGGCACAAGAAAGTACGCACTCCAGTGTGGACACTCTGATGGACCTGAAGGCAGAGAGATAGAAATGTAATatagcatttcattttcacaacagaCAGAATCCCGCTTTATaacatataataaatataataacatCTCAcctggagcagagaggagcgtTTGAAGGCTTTGCCACAATCCTGACATTTGTAAGGCTTCTCCCCTGAGTGAgacctg includes:
- the znf628 gene encoding zinc finger protein 850, with the translated sequence MANSVALVVQAELLPPQSTASLSPFPSLLGSGEDGEDDRDRGELVDGDKAVVEGGEEVVLDMVTSSVSGPAQQPEQSDHPFQCMDCGKSFRWSSRLTHHQRSHNNERPYRCNLCPKAFKGSSALLYHQRSHSGEKPYKCQDCGKAFKRSSLLQVHQSVHTGVRTFLCPYCPLTFKWSSHYQYHLRQHTGECPYPCDTCPKAFKNSSSLRRHKNVHLGLKPYTCSVCNKSFTQSTNLRQHMRIHTGERPYICGECGRSFTHSSNLALHKNSHSNLNAGGKEGKRGEDARKENEVVEVVVGAEEVTSSMLTDMVGFVSQEGTDGVGVGMEEVFLSTTSSGQNPSLLTLTTSGGAVCASRAIGTEVHLSTDTGASVLLYSCGSCNHTFGTRTELEEHQSIHMAPEEHGASAEAGPGAGMEVGDGLVGAGHLLADFEEVVETTTVAENGHTTEVLLGLTEGGDGSNTNVGTTQAQFDLLQSFTEVTQSSETVQPEARTTWAGLSCGYCNKTFKTSGGLNRHVSLMHSLSSQSRSQFSCSACDRSFPLLSSLLTHQHSHTPEQRLLAEAEAEIVCPPSLSLSLPLPSSPSQADKQQEGQREIHVDIITVGEEHEEQPAKPTKAPKKTGASKSTPAGERPYRCSECGKAFKGSSGLKYHMRDHTGERPYRCTECGKSFKRSSLLSIHQRVHTGVRAFQCPHCPLTFKWSSHYQYHLRQHTGERPYVCKECGKSFKNTSCLRRHSQMHSGLRPHICGICYKSFSQTSNLKQHERTHSGERPFRCTHCNKSFTHSSNLQLHLRTHSSSKDYKCPYCSKEFVMHSYLQRHIRTHGSGVPLPCPGGGGKDGVAVKASVGGVTTTTTLLNPITLETSGNHGSLIVSQPALNIPPNTSQNYFMIQTASGLQLIPLSSPTPAPPPPPPPPPPPSQTQNFLLLQCPSNNGSQSSLILVPTASNPPPAQEPQTLPVLQTIQALQPVLNQTQSQMAQFPTISQQQQQTRIIITNNHNNANTPVATPTHTLSANSLLTKPILGKSTRTARGRRGRKPKATLQKSTTAPVSQAAVTNCHVTSVTQTITAANTTTESSASSTVSHCPLSTSCTTILSSTTTVAPTVDTSGPQSTVTMVTPATTIATASVSTPVPAERNPHTTVGQIRTGENMTGKQFVLCFDNEGQAKEGMNIEEGGQSYVLQFEGGASGEGVDGEMGGEGKSLVLQFKTNGQGEEEKGGDKGGMMSLLREWGGEKQGETQSGEEGSQGESYVLHFHTEAQDSGSSSAAFSQGQETSLQLSCTPTQSLVPLEGQEVVFELGGETKMEQETEEGMQMIALIEGEGGMMGEEGAGCNAASTGVTEGGRAMDNIFQLESGEEIVIIEVSTSSLREGRIERGVDGEISQGSEVKYESVTAEAKEKSVKEHSSADNTEVQNQLKTQ